From a region of the Thermococcus sp. 21S7 genome:
- a CDS encoding 4Fe-4S binding protein, translating into MEKINVLHRDFGGCAGCSVSIVRAYPEIRDIVELDTPYMVDRYPQSDGYNVAVITGGVCVNERGILDKLKYIREISDVVVAYGSCAAFGGILRFCRGGQDPRPDHRSFQPINSIIKVDYSIPGCPPAPLMLQSFFRFYLNEDERRLELFRICGSIKKLSGFDLLDDVVLTGLCIGCGACELSCPTHALKLVDKRPNLVQERCIRCGTCYIRCPRATQILTLGGGSDDQRY; encoded by the coding sequence ATGGAAAAGATTAATGTTCTCCACAGGGATTTTGGTGGATGTGCCGGATGCAGCGTGAGCATCGTGCGCGCATACCCTGAAATCAGGGATATCGTTGAACTGGACACTCCGTATATGGTGGACAGGTACCCCCAATCGGACGGCTACAACGTTGCTGTCATCACAGGAGGAGTGTGCGTGAACGAAAGGGGAATACTGGATAAACTCAAATATATCAGGGAAATCTCCGATGTTGTCGTTGCCTACGGTTCGTGTGCCGCATTCGGCGGAATCCTGCGCTTCTGTCGCGGTGGCCAAGACCCCCGGCCGGACCACAGGAGCTTTCAGCCAATAAACAGCATTATAAAGGTTGATTACTCCATTCCGGGCTGTCCTCCAGCGCCGCTGATGCTCCAGTCATTTTTCAGATTTTATCTCAACGAGGACGAACGAAGACTGGAGCTTTTCAGAATCTGCGGAAGTATAAAGAAACTAAGCGGTTTTGACCTTTTGGATGATGTGGTACTTACCGGCCTCTGCATCGGCTGCGGGGCATGCGAACTATCCTGTCCCACCCATGCCCTCAAGCTGGTAGATAAACGGCCAAATCTTGTCCAGGAGAGGTGCATACGTTGCGGGACGTGCTATATTCGATGTCCCCGGGCCACTCAGATTTTAACACTTGGGGGTGGTTCTGATGATCAACGTTACTGA